The following proteins come from a genomic window of Herpetosiphon gulosus:
- a CDS encoding DUF1444 family protein yields the protein MEERPLLDDEEFGDVVEERLEQLGGIEELSRDSMEIRFRWHGRAVVSELEHFYKAYRRSPEQLESILQSLEAAVRSFAPDRGQELWDELEDRVYPMIKPASMLLEVAERNLPQLVYRPFLADLIVCYVIDEPESVAYINEEHLKTWGVLETTIYTKAVDNLRTKTLKPGMAQVVGEGNQMLFIYSTSDGYDAARILLTDVLSEWADLLPGNLVLGIPNRDFLIGFSDANPEILQRIAMQIAQDAYKLDYGLSDQLWTIKQGQILIYEYDWSSSERKN from the coding sequence ATGGAAGAACGGCCACTTTTAGATGATGAAGAATTTGGCGATGTTGTCGAGGAGCGTTTAGAGCAACTTGGCGGCATTGAAGAACTGAGCCGCGATAGCATGGAGATTCGTTTTCGCTGGCATGGACGGGCGGTCGTCTCCGAACTAGAGCATTTTTACAAGGCCTATCGCCGCTCACCAGAACAACTTGAATCGATTTTGCAATCGCTCGAAGCGGCGGTTCGCTCGTTTGCACCCGATCGCGGCCAAGAGCTATGGGATGAACTGGAAGATCGGGTTTATCCGATGATCAAGCCAGCTTCGATGTTGCTCGAAGTAGCCGAGCGAAATTTGCCCCAATTGGTCTATCGACCATTTCTAGCCGATTTGATCGTGTGCTATGTGATCGACGAGCCAGAGAGCGTGGCCTACATCAACGAGGAACATCTCAAAACCTGGGGCGTACTCGAAACCACGATCTACACCAAAGCCGTGGATAACCTGCGCACCAAAACCCTCAAACCTGGCATGGCTCAAGTGGTGGGCGAGGGCAATCAAATGCTCTTTATCTACTCGACCAGCGATGGCTATGATGCAGCGCGAATTCTCTTGACCGATGTTTTGAGCGAATGGGCCGATTTATTGCCTGGAAACTTGGTGCTGGGAATTCCCAACCGCGATTTCTTGATTGGCTTCAGCGATGCCAACCCTGAAATTTTGCAACGGATTGCCATGCAAATTGCCCAAGATGCCTACAAACTCGATTATGGCCTGAGCGATCAGCTTTGGACGATCAAACAAGGCCAAATTTTGATTTACGAGTACGATTGGTCATCAAGCGAACGTAAAAATTAG
- the purQ gene encoding phosphoribosylformylglycinamidine synthase I produces the protein MTKVLVLRAPGINCDAEAAEALELAGAKAERVHVNRLAEGSIQLADYGMLLIPGGFAYGDHLGAGRMLAVDLIYRLREDLSRFVADGRPVLGICNGFQVLVKTGLLPSDKVGQATLIDNASGHYECRWIKLGLNSASPCVFTQGLSGTLDLPVGHGEGRFLTDQATLEKLQANNQIVVQYLDQAGQPTMEYPANPNGALNAIAGICNPAGNVFGLMPHPDRAFLPQHHPQWRRRGLDLEGPGMAIFRNGVRAMALV, from the coding sequence ATGACAAAGGTATTGGTGCTGCGAGCACCGGGGATTAACTGTGATGCCGAGGCCGCCGAAGCCCTCGAATTAGCGGGAGCCAAGGCCGAGCGGGTTCACGTTAACCGTTTGGCTGAAGGCAGCATTCAATTGGCCGATTATGGCATGTTGCTGATTCCAGGCGGCTTTGCTTATGGCGACCACCTTGGCGCAGGCCGCATGTTGGCAGTCGATCTGATCTATCGTTTGCGCGAGGATCTGAGCCGTTTTGTGGCTGATGGTCGGCCTGTGCTAGGCATTTGCAATGGGTTTCAGGTGTTGGTCAAAACTGGCCTTTTGCCCAGCGATAAAGTTGGTCAAGCAACCTTAATCGATAACGCCAGTGGCCATTATGAATGTCGCTGGATCAAATTGGGCCTCAACAGTGCTAGCCCGTGTGTCTTTACCCAAGGCTTGAGTGGCACGCTTGATTTGCCAGTTGGCCATGGCGAAGGGCGATTTCTGACCGATCAAGCTACGCTCGAAAAGCTCCAAGCCAATAATCAAATTGTGGTGCAATACCTCGATCAAGCAGGCCAGCCAACCATGGAATATCCTGCTAACCCCAATGGAGCATTAAACGCGATCGCGGGCATTTGCAATCCAGCGGGCAACGTATTTGGTTTGATGCCCCACCCTGATCGAGCGTTCTTACCACAACATCACCCACAATGGCGACGACGCGGCCTTGATCTCGAAGGCCCAGGCATGGCAATTTTCCGCAACGGCGTGCGAGCAATGGCCCTAGTTTAA
- a CDS encoding ankyrin repeat domain-containing protein encodes MNNSMIEVRLFEALRSGQSSIATEILEVQPELARMSFNPSNPAIANGLVSHPEQYANAPIGQTPLHIAAWNGEQRLVKQLLELGADPNARDLHGGTPLHAMVRWVTRPDIVDMLLERGADINPVDHAGQTPLHLAASCIRRPGHQWGNHPDLCSYLIANGAMIDIFSAIILDHDDQAATLLKQNPELVHTRTTGNQTHPPAATPLHVAADRGNQAMAELLLASHADPNNLDARGRSPLYLAAHAAGTRKRQAAPELTALLLTHSNAAPILAASLLGTEPALRDLLAQSAANIQVSDQGGYTALHLAAWNGQVEAIAELLAHGADIAARTKRNETALQLAVAYDHNATAAILLDHGATPDVFIAAMLGRTDLLEQLLKHNPEVGSTPNRYGRTPLRLAVEREQTAIVEFLLAHGVKPDLWMAAGMGDLARVEALVETDSHALHQRDQWGYTALHWASKSGQLAVLEYLLERGAGLEPRGSDGGTPLTLALWHEQSAAARLLVASGADIDALDNWGGSPRNQVAALKHVN; translated from the coding sequence ATGAATAATTCAATGATCGAAGTGCGGCTTTTTGAGGCACTTCGTTCTGGTCAAAGCTCAATTGCTACTGAGATTCTAGAAGTACAGCCAGAGCTAGCACGGATGAGTTTCAATCCTTCTAATCCCGCAATTGCTAATGGCTTGGTGAGCCATCCAGAGCAATATGCAAATGCGCCGATTGGCCAGACCCCGCTACACATCGCTGCTTGGAATGGTGAACAGCGCTTGGTCAAGCAGCTCCTTGAACTTGGGGCTGACCCCAATGCGCGTGATCTGCATGGTGGCACGCCACTGCATGCGATGGTACGCTGGGTCACCCGACCTGATATTGTCGACATGCTATTGGAACGAGGCGCAGATATTAATCCAGTTGATCATGCTGGGCAAACACCATTACATTTGGCTGCTAGTTGCATTCGTCGCCCAGGTCATCAATGGGGCAATCATCCAGATCTGTGCTCCTATTTGATCGCAAACGGCGCAATGATCGATATTTTCTCAGCAATCATCCTTGATCACGACGATCAGGCAGCGACACTGCTCAAGCAAAATCCTGAGCTAGTACACACCCGTACAACTGGCAATCAGACCCATCCGCCAGCTGCCACACCTTTGCATGTCGCTGCCGATCGGGGCAATCAAGCCATGGCTGAGTTGCTATTAGCGTCTCATGCCGATCCCAATAACCTGGATGCTCGTGGTCGTTCACCGTTATATTTGGCTGCTCATGCTGCCGGAACCCGCAAACGGCAAGCAGCACCTGAACTCACAGCCTTGTTGTTGACTCATAGCAATGCTGCGCCGATCTTGGCTGCTAGTTTGCTTGGCACTGAGCCAGCCTTGCGTGATCTGCTAGCTCAATCTGCGGCTAACATTCAGGTCAGCGATCAAGGGGGATATACTGCCTTGCATTTGGCGGCATGGAATGGTCAAGTTGAGGCGATTGCTGAATTGTTGGCGCATGGTGCCGATATTGCTGCACGAACCAAACGCAACGAAACCGCCCTGCAACTTGCTGTTGCTTATGATCACAATGCCACTGCTGCGATCTTGTTGGATCATGGGGCAACGCCCGATGTGTTTATTGCCGCAATGCTTGGCCGCACTGATCTCTTGGAACAATTGCTGAAGCACAATCCTGAGGTGGGCAGCACTCCTAATCGGTATGGACGGACACCCTTACGACTCGCAGTTGAACGTGAGCAGACGGCAATTGTTGAGTTTTTGCTGGCTCATGGGGTGAAACCTGATTTGTGGATGGCGGCAGGTATGGGCGATCTAGCGAGGGTCGAAGCCTTAGTCGAAACTGATAGCCATGCGTTACACCAGCGCGATCAATGGGGCTATACTGCCTTACATTGGGCCAGTAAATCTGGTCAACTTGCGGTGCTCGAATATCTGCTTGAGCGGGGTGCTGGCTTAGAGCCGCGTGGTTCTGATGGTGGCACGCCGCTTACCTTGGCATTGTGGCATGAACAGTCGGCAGCAGCCCGCCTGCTGGTTGCTAGCGGCGCTGATATTGATGCACTAGACAATTGGGGTGGTTCACCACGTAATCAAGTAGCGGCGCTCAAGCACGTTAATTGA
- a CDS encoding prenyltransferase/squalene oxidase repeat-containing protein, which translates to MLQTIVRYRWLLVLIGFLVAVPIAAQTVEKNSGADWLLTQQQSDGSFDSYYHSPLDPTACSVYALHAAGYQIDPATQRFIEQQARSYIGHPDKAAAIVMAQLLTGHDPRSVGGVDLVAAIIQSYNPTTGMYGENLYENSLVMMALKAAGEAIEPQTIQTILDQQLADGSWNTSTQNTALQIQALVAADQKQSAAIPAALAFLQTQQDGDRGFVGNRNFPPSAFKDAISTSLAIQAILATGGDPKAEPWGDNINNPVNALRRLQLADGGFRRDSSTPQPDTMSTCSAVQAVLQKTYPFIELAKIGITLTPTLAPVDGSTAIPVQQPGLPGMLPDTSSSSNLALPILLGVLATCVLVGLRLRKLA; encoded by the coding sequence ATGCTTCAAACCATTGTTCGTTATCGTTGGCTGTTAGTCCTAATCGGTTTTTTGGTAGCGGTCCCAATTGCTGCTCAAACGGTGGAGAAAAATAGTGGGGCTGATTGGTTGCTGACTCAGCAGCAGTCGGATGGCAGTTTTGATTCGTATTATCACTCTCCACTTGATCCAACTGCTTGTTCGGTGTATGCCTTGCATGCTGCGGGCTATCAAATTGATCCAGCCACGCAACGGTTTATTGAGCAACAGGCTCGGAGCTATATTGGGCATCCCGATAAAGCTGCGGCGATTGTCATGGCTCAATTGCTAACCGGTCATGATCCCCGCTCGGTTGGTGGAGTTGATTTGGTAGCGGCGATTATTCAGAGTTACAATCCGACAACTGGCATGTATGGCGAAAACTTGTATGAGAATTCCTTGGTGATGATGGCCTTAAAAGCTGCTGGCGAGGCGATCGAGCCACAGACGATCCAGACAATTCTTGATCAACAGTTAGCTGATGGGTCGTGGAATACCAGCACTCAAAACACCGCCTTACAAATTCAGGCCTTAGTCGCAGCTGATCAAAAGCAATCTGCGGCAATTCCTGCGGCTTTGGCCTTCTTGCAAACCCAGCAAGATGGTGATCGGGGGTTTGTCGGCAATCGCAACTTTCCGCCATCGGCGTTTAAAGATGCAATTTCTACATCCTTGGCCATCCAAGCTATTTTAGCAACTGGTGGTGATCCCAAGGCTGAACCATGGGGCGATAATATCAACAATCCAGTCAACGCTTTGCGGCGTTTGCAGCTGGCTGATGGTGGTTTTCGGCGTGATTCATCGACCCCACAGCCTGATACGATGTCCACTTGTTCGGCTGTTCAGGCGGTGCTACAAAAAACCTATCCATTTATTGAACTTGCCAAGATTGGCATTACACTTACCCCAACCTTAGCTCCCGTTGATGGCTCGACGGCCATACCAGTTCAACAACCTGGCTTGCCTGGGATGTTACCGGACACTAGTTCAAGCTCAAATCTGGCCTTGCCAATTCTGCTTGGTGTATTGGCAACCTGCGTATTGGTTGGCCTACGCCTGCGCAAATTAGCCTAA
- a CDS encoding aspartate kinase, translating into MRLLVTKFGGTSVGSAEAIRGLTAITTTNRTTWDHVVVVVSALSGVTDKLLNIVRVAQTTGDAAAVAALHAELRQRHHDVIGELLDAEQAAIQAEIDGLLDECARLCEGVRVLGELTPRTLDAIAGLGERMSARIVAATLRHLGVPAQHFDASDLIVTDDRYQDASPLMPETTERTTATLGPILDQGITPVVTGFIGATLAGVKTTLGRGGSDWSAAILGAALEASEVWIYTDVDGVMTADPRIAPDAHVISTLSYNEISELAYYGAKVLHPKTIRPVVERGIPLRVKNTFNPSHSGTVIVGKTEPIVGAIKAVTAIHNLTMITVAGRGMLGVPGIAARTFGAVAREDASILMISQASSEQSICFVIPDGGAKRVVESLNQELAIELERRDIDTIALEEGVSIITAVGAGMRGTTGVAKRVFSAIGDAEINVIAIAQGSSECAISLVVSGDSAKAGVRAIHALTYRETINAQHRPPCE; encoded by the coding sequence ATGCGTTTGCTAGTGACGAAATTTGGTGGTACGTCGGTCGGTTCAGCTGAAGCTATTCGTGGCTTAACTGCAATCACTACCACTAATCGCACTACTTGGGATCATGTTGTTGTGGTGGTGTCGGCCCTCAGCGGTGTCACCGATAAGTTATTGAATATTGTGCGGGTTGCTCAAACGACGGGCGATGCTGCTGCTGTAGCAGCTCTCCATGCTGAGTTACGTCAGCGTCATCATGATGTGATTGGCGAGTTGCTTGATGCAGAACAGGCTGCGATCCAAGCCGAAATTGATGGCTTGCTCGATGAGTGTGCCCGTTTGTGCGAAGGTGTGCGGGTTTTGGGCGAATTGACTCCGCGCACGCTCGATGCGATTGCTGGCTTGGGCGAGCGCATGAGTGCCCGCATTGTGGCCGCAACCTTGCGCCATTTGGGCGTGCCTGCGCAACATTTTGATGCCAGCGATCTGATCGTTACCGATGATCGCTATCAAGATGCTTCGCCGTTGATGCCCGAAACCACTGAGCGCACCACCGCTACCCTTGGCCCAATCTTGGATCAAGGGATCACCCCAGTGGTCACAGGTTTTATCGGCGCAACCTTGGCGGGCGTAAAAACCACACTTGGCCGTGGTGGCTCCGATTGGAGTGCTGCGATTCTAGGCGCGGCGCTCGAAGCTAGCGAAGTTTGGATCTATACCGATGTTGATGGGGTGATGACTGCCGACCCCCGAATTGCTCCCGATGCCCATGTGATCAGTACGCTTTCCTACAATGAAATTAGCGAATTGGCTTATTACGGCGCGAAAGTGCTGCATCCCAAAACGATTCGGCCTGTGGTCGAGCGTGGCATTCCCTTGCGAGTCAAAAATACCTTCAATCCTAGCCATTCAGGCACGGTGATTGTGGGCAAAACTGAGCCAATCGTTGGCGCAATCAAAGCAGTTACTGCAATTCACAATCTGACCATGATCACCGTGGCAGGTCGTGGCATGTTGGGTGTGCCTGGGATTGCCGCCCGTACTTTTGGTGCGGTAGCCCGTGAAGATGCTAGTATTTTGATGATTTCGCAAGCTTCATCCGAGCAAAGCATCTGTTTTGTCATCCCCGATGGCGGCGCAAAGCGCGTGGTCGAATCGCTGAACCAAGAGCTAGCGATCGAACTCGAACGCCGCGATATCGATACGATCGCCCTCGAAGAAGGGGTTTCGATCATTACGGCAGTTGGTGCGGGGATGCGCGGCACAACTGGGGTGGCTAAACGGGTGTTTAGCGCGATTGGCGATGCTGAAATCAATGTGATTGCGATTGCTCAAGGCTCATCCGAATGTGCAATTAGCTTAGTGGTTTCGGGCGATAGCGCCAAGGCTGGGGTGCGAGCCATTCATGCCCTAACCTACCGCGAAACGATCAATGCTCAACATCGCCCACCATGTGAGTAA
- the thrC gene encoding threonine synthase, with protein sequence MSQLTTHASAVPLLERYRQFLPITAQTPIVTLHEGNTPLINVPRLAAHLGVRELWLKLESMNPTGSFKDRGMVMAIAKALEAGSKAVVCASTGNTSAAAAAYAARMGMECVVVVPAGKIALGKLAQALMYGAKLLVIEGNFDQALDMVRVLAEQHPITLVNSVNPYRLEGQATAAYEICDVLGDAPDYLALPVGNAGNISAYWMGFKRYYEAHRSESLPKILGFEATGSAAIVRGEPIAYPETVATAIRIGNPASWQLAVNARDESAGTIDHVSDEEILAAWRDLSALEGVFCEPASAAGVAGIRKLLAAGSIDPNGRFVAVITGHGLKDPQLAVEQFSVPQAIPAELSAVVAALNL encoded by the coding sequence ATGAGTCAGCTAACCACCCATGCTTCGGCGGTGCCATTACTCGAACGCTACCGCCAATTTTTGCCGATCACTGCCCAAACGCCAATTGTTACGTTGCACGAGGGCAATACACCGTTGATCAATGTGCCACGCTTGGCTGCTCACCTTGGGGTGCGCGAGTTGTGGCTCAAATTAGAATCCATGAATCCAACTGGTTCGTTCAAGGATCGCGGCATGGTCATGGCGATTGCCAAAGCGCTCGAAGCTGGCAGCAAAGCCGTAGTCTGCGCCTCAACTGGCAATACCAGTGCTGCCGCCGCTGCTTATGCCGCTCGCATGGGCATGGAATGTGTGGTGGTCGTGCCTGCTGGCAAAATCGCCTTGGGTAAATTGGCTCAAGCTTTGATGTACGGAGCCAAACTCTTGGTGATCGAAGGCAATTTCGACCAAGCCTTGGATATGGTGCGCGTGTTGGCCGAACAACACCCAATTACCTTGGTCAACTCAGTTAATCCTTATCGCTTGGAAGGCCAAGCGACTGCTGCCTACGAAATTTGCGATGTACTCGGCGATGCACCCGATTATTTGGCCTTGCCAGTTGGCAATGCTGGCAATATTTCGGCCTATTGGATGGGCTTCAAACGCTATTACGAAGCGCATCGCTCCGAAAGCTTGCCCAAAATTTTGGGTTTTGAAGCGACTGGTTCAGCGGCGATCGTGCGCGGTGAGCCAATTGCTTATCCTGAAACCGTGGCAACCGCGATTCGAATTGGCAATCCAGCTTCGTGGCAGTTGGCAGTTAATGCTCGCGACGAATCGGCTGGCACGATCGATCATGTCAGCGATGAAGAAATTTTGGCGGCTTGGCGCGATCTTTCGGCACTTGAAGGCGTTTTCTGCGAACCAGCTTCGGCGGCGGGGGTTGCGGGTATTCGCAAACTCTTGGCTGCTGGCAGTATCGATCCCAATGGCCGTTTTGTAGCAGTGATTACTGGCCATGGCTTGAAAGACCCACAATTGGCAGTCGAGCAGTTCTCGGTTCCACAGGCTATCCCTGCTGAATTGAGCGCTGTGGTCGCCGCCTTAAATTTGTAG
- a CDS encoding DUF1294 domain-containing protein has product MAKQGLIPIDLGHILVAFGLVAAFSFGYSYGWIGLIVISFITFLAFFLDKQQSKGRNRRIAERTLLLFVAFGGTLGAVIGIWFLRHKSQKKTFLQGFWLIVACHVIGLLAVGLVRDLLLN; this is encoded by the coding sequence ATGGCGAAACAAGGGCTGATCCCCATCGATCTTGGACATATATTGGTGGCATTTGGGCTTGTTGCAGCGTTTAGTTTTGGTTATAGTTATGGCTGGATTGGCCTGATCGTGATTTCATTCATCACTTTTCTGGCCTTTTTTCTCGATAAGCAACAATCAAAAGGGCGTAATCGCCGCATTGCCGAGCGCACACTGCTGTTGTTTGTGGCCTTTGGCGGAACCTTAGGCGCTGTGATTGGCATTTGGTTTCTCCGCCATAAATCACAAAAAAAGACTTTTTTACAGGGCTTTTGGTTAATCGTTGCTTGCCATGTTATTGGATTATTGGCAGTTGGCTTGGTGCGTGACCTATTGTTAAACTGA
- a CDS encoding PT domain-containing protein, whose amino-acid sequence MTPTLRRWTTRVVLLATILVAGGPSASFANVSKGVESASVETVVEPTAEPTTEPTAEPTVEPTAEPTVAPTAAPTATTAPTAAPVCNPQVDLSGWFSSNTVGKIWNKSSTCSYDVGMASYQKFDEIIDHQLIYSWAIGRVGPNTTVSLSVAVPECAAQIDVFYGSVLHSLDGQRYNERLLSARHIGGTNYCGVTTPTNTPEPTAEPTVAPTNTPEPTAEPTVAPTNTPEPTAEPTVAPTSTPEPTAEPTVAPTNTPEPTAYPTPTAVPTATKTPMPTATKTPAPTATSTPAPTATKTPVPTATKTPVPTATSTPTGKDCTYTQGYWKNHPNAWPVTSLSIGGVVYTQSQLMAIFNTSPRGDATYILAHQLIAAKLNVAQGANGSTVNATIAAADAWLQQHPLGSKPSGSASNTGTSYATQLDNFNNGLIGPGHCG is encoded by the coding sequence ATGACCCCGACACTGCGACGATGGACAACGCGGGTTGTGCTACTTGCAACAATTTTGGTGGCAGGTGGGCCAAGTGCCAGCTTTGCCAATGTGAGCAAAGGCGTAGAATCAGCCAGTGTTGAGACAGTCGTTGAACCAACTGCTGAACCAACCACTGAGCCAACTGCTGAGCCAACCGTAGAACCAACGGCAGAGCCAACGGTTGCCCCAACCGCAGCCCCAACTGCAACCACAGCCCCAACTGCCGCCCCAGTCTGTAACCCACAAGTTGATCTTTCGGGCTGGTTCTCAAGCAATACAGTGGGCAAAATTTGGAATAAATCAAGCACATGTTCCTACGATGTAGGTATGGCTTCGTATCAAAAATTTGATGAAATCATTGATCATCAATTGATTTATTCGTGGGCAATTGGCCGAGTTGGGCCAAACACCACTGTTTCTTTAAGCGTTGCAGTGCCTGAATGTGCTGCCCAAATTGACGTGTTCTATGGGTCTGTATTGCATTCGCTTGATGGTCAACGCTATAACGAGCGCTTGCTTTCGGCTCGCCATATTGGTGGAACCAACTATTGTGGTGTAACAACGCCAACTAACACGCCAGAACCAACGGCAGAGCCAACAGTTGCACCAACCAATACACCAGAACCAACGGCAGAGCCAACAGTTGCACCAACCAACACGCCAGAACCAACGGCAGAGCCAACAGTTGCACCAACCAGTACACCAGAGCCAACGGCAGAGCCAACAGTTGCACCAACCAACACGCCAGAACCAACCGCCTATCCAACGCCAACGGCAGTCCCAACCGCAACCAAGACTCCGATGCCAACCGCGACTAAGACACCAGCGCCAACGGCCACAAGCACGCCAGCGCCAACCGCGACTAAGACACCAGTGCCGACCGCGACTAAGACACCAGTCCCAACCGCCACGAGCACACCTACTGGCAAAGATTGCACCTATACCCAAGGTTACTGGAAGAACCATCCAAACGCCTGGCCAGTAACCAGTTTGAGCATTGGTGGTGTGGTTTACACTCAAAGCCAATTGATGGCAATTTTCAACACCTCGCCACGCGGCGATGCCACCTACATCTTGGCTCACCAATTGATCGCTGCCAAGTTGAATGTTGCCCAAGGTGCTAATGGTAGCACGGTCAATGCGACCATCGCTGCTGCTGACGCTTGGTTGCAACAACATCCATTAGGCAGCAAACCAAGTGGCTCAGCTTCTAACACTGGCACGAGCTACGCCACCCAATTGGATAACTTCAACAATGGCCTAATTGGCCCAGGCCACTGCGGCTAA
- a CDS encoding GTP-binding protein → METFKLVITGAFNTGKSTFIRSLSDIAVVDTDKATSSPDEQRVKANTTVAMDYGRVALDDYTLRLYGTPGQNRFEFMRDILARNMNGFLVLVDLSQPATIDDAASILAQFRDHGEVPYAVVANKSDLNTVISQADLRQQLDLNPDIHIYLCTATDRNSVREVVRRFLRDARK, encoded by the coding sequence GTGGAAACATTTAAGCTCGTGATCACCGGAGCCTTTAACACGGGCAAAAGCACCTTTATTCGATCATTATCGGATATTGCCGTTGTCGATACCGATAAAGCCACCTCGTCGCCCGATGAGCAACGCGTTAAGGCTAATACCACTGTGGCAATGGATTATGGGCGGGTGGCGCTCGATGATTATACCTTGCGTTTGTATGGCACGCCTGGCCAAAACCGTTTTGAATTTATGCGCGACATTTTGGCCAGAAACATGAATGGCTTTTTGGTGCTTGTCGATCTCTCGCAACCTGCCACGATCGACGATGCTGCATCAATTTTGGCCCAATTTCGTGATCATGGCGAGGTGCCATATGCAGTTGTGGCCAACAAAAGCGATTTGAACACCGTTATCAGCCAAGCCGACCTGCGCCAACAACTCGATTTGAATCCCGACATTCATATTTATTTGTGCACCGCGACTGATCGCAACTCGGTGCGCGAGGTGGTGCGGCGCTTTTTACGTGATGCCCGCAAGTGA
- a CDS encoding glycogen/starch synthase, which translates to MKVLFLAAESVPFVKVGGLGDVAGALPEALRRRGLDVRLVIPRYGTIDPLRWNLGQLRDNFPVGLDWRSEECQLWATADQQTWFIENQYFFGSRTTIYGHGDDEVRFALFCQAALEACRQMDWWPDVIHAHDWHAAAAIRIAWGNAARPALVFTIHNLAHQGRFANDAWPLVGVYDAFGELNLMEQALYTSDVITTVSPTYADEIKRPEYGFGLDHMLRERSDRLVGILNGIDPRHFDPATDQHIAQRFSIDDLAGKAVCKAALQREVGLPERADVPLVAVVSRLDSQKGIDLIVQGLGRIIAETDAQLMVLGSGYGPYEDAFRDASRFVPERVANYIGFNAPLAQRVYAGADIFLMPSAFEPCGLSQMISMRYGTIPVVRATGGLVDTVPDMSQPEGVGVVFSDYNVDAMLYGLGRALAAYRYPNDWSYFVRRAMTHDFSWDTAATRYEDVYRWALSLR; encoded by the coding sequence ATGAAGGTCTTGTTTCTGGCAGCGGAAAGCGTACCATTTGTCAAGGTCGGGGGGTTGGGTGATGTGGCGGGTGCATTGCCAGAGGCACTTCGTCGGCGGGGACTCGATGTTCGGCTGGTGATTCCACGATATGGTACGATTGACCCTTTGCGCTGGAATTTAGGGCAACTCCGCGATAATTTTCCGGTCGGTTTGGATTGGCGTAGCGAGGAATGCCAACTTTGGGCAACCGCCGATCAACAAACTTGGTTTATTGAAAATCAATATTTCTTTGGGTCGCGCACCACGATTTATGGCCATGGTGATGATGAAGTGCGCTTTGCCCTTTTTTGCCAAGCCGCCTTAGAAGCCTGCCGCCAAATGGATTGGTGGCCCGATGTGATCCATGCCCACGATTGGCATGCGGCTGCCGCAATTCGGATCGCTTGGGGCAATGCAGCTCGGCCAGCTTTAGTCTTTACGATTCATAATTTGGCCCATCAAGGCCGCTTTGCCAATGATGCCTGGCCCTTGGTTGGGGTCTACGATGCTTTTGGCGAATTGAATCTGATGGAGCAGGCGCTGTATACCAGCGATGTGATTACCACCGTTAGCCCAACCTATGCCGATGAAATTAAACGCCCTGAATATGGTTTTGGGCTTGATCATATGCTGCGCGAACGTTCCGATCGTTTGGTTGGCATTTTGAATGGAATCGATCCACGACACTTTGATCCGGCAACTGATCAACATATTGCCCAGCGATTTAGCATCGATGATTTGGCGGGCAAGGCGGTGTGTAAAGCAGCATTACAACGGGAAGTTGGCCTGCCAGAGCGGGCCGATGTACCATTGGTGGCGGTCGTTTCACGGCTTGATAGCCAAAAAGGTATTGATCTAATTGTACAAGGCTTAGGCCGGATTATTGCTGAAACCGATGCCCAACTGATGGTGCTTGGCTCAGGCTATGGCCCCTATGAAGATGCCTTCCGCGATGCCAGTCGGTTTGTGCCTGAGCGGGTGGCAAATTATATTGGATTTAATGCACCCTTAGCCCAACGGGTGTATGCTGGGGCTGATATTTTTCTCATGCCCTCGGCCTTTGAGCCATGCGGCCTGAGCCAAATGATCTCAATGCGTTATGGCACAATTCCAGTAGTACGGGCAACTGGCGGCTTGGTTGATACCGTGCCCGATATGAGCCAACCAGAAGGAGTTGGCGTGGTGTTTAGCGATTACAACGTTGATGCTATGCTGTATGGGCTAGGCCGAGCGTTAGCCGCCTATCGCTACCCCAATGATTGGAGCTATTTTGTGCGGCGGGCCATGACCCACGATTTTAGTTGGGATACTGCGGCAACCCGCTATGAAGATGTTTACCGTTGGGCGCTGAGCTTGCGCTAA